Within the Hypericibacter adhaerens genome, the region GTCAGGATCGTGAAGCTCTGCTCGCCGATCTTCACCTTGTCGGTGCGGTAGAGCACCGAGGAGGCGCCCCATTCCCAGGGCACCAGCCAATGCTGGCCGTCCAGCACCAGCGCATCGGCCTCGCGCAGCTCGGGGATGATGTCGTTCCAGGCCGCGACCTTGCTGGTATCGATCGGCTGCAGCAGGCCCGCCTCCTTCCATTTCTTGACGTCATGGATGCAGGGATGCGCGACATCGGCGGTGAAGCCGCTTTGCAGCTTGGTGAAGGCCTCGTCGGTGCCGGCATAGAAGGAGAATTGCGGGCCCTCGCCATATTTGTCGGTGTAGGGCTTGCGGAAGGATGGGTCGTCATAGCCGGCCCAGGTGAAGTAGCGCAGCGTCGAGGTGGCGGCGAGGGCGGTCGCGGCGAGGGAGGCGAGGAGGAGGGCGGGCAAGGCCAGCATCGCAAGCCGCGACCCGCGACGGCGTTTGCGATCGGTTCTCTCGATCATGACGTGAATCCCCTGATGACGGACGACAGTCCGGTTCGTTGGCCGGTCAATGGGGGAGCGCGGGCGGGTCCGGACGCCAGCAGCCCCTGTTTTTATCCGGTGTTTCCAGGCTAGGTGCCAGGGCCCCCACCGCCAAACGACGAGTGTTGAGGCAATGGCCCAAATTTTGTTATGGGTCTGTTGGAACAGCCATGCGCCGCCTGCTCAACCTCAACTGGATTCGCAGCTTCGAAGCCTCCGCCCGGCATCTGAGCTTCACCGGGGCTGCGCGCGAGCTGAACATGACCCAGGCGGGCGTCAGCCAGCATATCCGCCTGCTCGAGGGCCAGCTTCGCGAATCCCTGTTCCACCGCCTGCCGCGCGGGCTGCAGCTGACCGATGCCGGCGAGGCCTATCTGCGCGTGGTACGGGAGAGCTTCGACCATCTGACCTTCGGCACGGACGAGATCTTCGGCCACGGGGAGGAGGGGCTGGTGACCGTGCGCACCAACGTCGCCTTCGCCACCCATTGGCTGGCACCGCGCCTGGCGCGCTTCCATGCCCGGTTCCCCGCGATCGCGCTGCGACTGACCGCGGCGGTGCATGGGCTGGACACGGTCTGGGAGGGCGTCGATCTCGAGATCCGCTATGGTCATGACCATGCGACCGGGCTGTCGAGCCAGCCGGTCACGACCGATCGCCTGTTCCCGGTTTGCGCGCCCGCCCTCGCAGGCTCCCTCAAGGAGCCCCGCGACCTGCTGCGCCAGCGCCTGATCCATGTCATCGGCAACCGGCAGGGCTGGACCGACTGGTTCGCCGCCGCGGGCCTGCGCGACGTGACCTTCGACCAGGTGCTGCAGACGGACACCTCCGCCATCGGCCTGGAGCTGGCGGCCGAAGGCGTGGGGATCGCCCTGGGGCACAGCTCGCTGGTGAAGCCGATGATCGCGGCAAACCGGCTGGCGCGGCCTTTCGCTGCCGAGATCGATGCGCAAGGCCCGTTCTATCTGGTGTCGCCGTCCGATCGCCCGATGCGTCCCGAGGCGAGGAGCTTCAAGGGCTGGCTGCTCGACGAGGCTGCCGCCGAGATCGAGGCAGCGGCAACGCCCGCCCGGCGCAAGTCCGCCGCGCCGTCGCCGCGCCGCCGGCGGGCTGCCGGCAAGCGCTGAGGCGGGTCAGACGGCCGTTTCGCGATCGACCAGGATGGCCTGGAGCCGGCCCAGGGCGCGCTTCTCGAGCTGGCGGACGCGCTCCTTGCTGACGCCGAGCTCGTGGCTGAGGTCCTCCAGCGTGGCGCCGTTCTCCGCCAGATGGCGCTTGCGGATGATGATCTGCTCGCGATCCGGCAGCTCGCGCATCGCCGCGGCCAGCCAGCGCGAGCGGGTCTGGGAGTCGAGCTGCGAGGTCGTCTGCTCCTCGGGGGAGGCGCGCTCGTCGGCGATCAGATCCTGCCACTCGCCGTCGCCGTTCTCGCCGAAGGGCTCGTTGACCGAGCAGTCGCGGGCGGACAGGCGGGCGTCGATGGTCTCGATCACGTCGAGCGAAACGTCGAGCTCGCGCGCCAGCAGCGCCGCCTGTTCGGGATTGAGCGTGCCCGCGCCCGATTGGGCGATCTTGGCGCGCAGGCGGCGCAGGTTGAAGAACAGACGCTTCTCCGCATGCGTGGTGCCGACGCGGACCACCGACCAGTTGCGCAGCACATAATCCTGTATGGCGGCCCGGATCCACCAGATCGCGTAGGTCGAGAAGCGCACCTGGCGCTCCGGGTCGAACCGTTCCGCGGCCTGCATCAGCCCGACCGTGCCCTCCTGGACCAAGTCGGCGAAGGCCAGTCCGTACGACCGGTAGCGTGCCGCCTGGGAGATCACCATGCGCAGATGCGCGCTGACCAGCTTCTGCAGGGCGCTTTCGTCGTGATCGTCGGCCCAGGCGCGGGTGAGAACCCCTTCCTCCTCGGCGGACAAGGTGGGCAGCTTCATGGCATAGCGGAGTAGGTTGCGATCCAACCTGTCGGTGCTTGAGCCGGGAACGTTGCCCATGGTTCTCTCCCCTTGATCGATCGCCGCCGTGCGGGCGGCTTCAGGAGGAATGCGGCTGTCGATCGCCGCCCAATCAATGCACCAGGGACAACCGACCCTGGCAAGTTAGAACTTCGCAAAAGCTCACATCGCAATGTCAGGTGGAGACGATTTCCTTCCGCCCCTGAAACTGTCCTCCGCATGTTGCAATCATCCGTCGCCGGCTTGCTGCAACCCGTGGTTTTTTTCGGGCAAATCGGCTGCGGACATGGGTAGGGGGAAATACCTACGACTTTCGTCGCGGAGCGCTGTGCCGCAGCCGCTTTTCTGATTCATCGACAAACAAAAAAACGAGCCCATGGGGGCGAGCGGTGGCGGCCTCGCCCGTTCCGTCCGGCGCGACCCGCTCAAACCCACAGGCGGTGTGGGTGCATTTCATGCCGCCGGACGAAAGTTCGGCGCGCCGGCTGCCGCAACCGGGCGTCGAGTTGCCCATAATTCGCAACTATCGACCTCTTTCTTTTCGGAAAGC harbors:
- a CDS encoding LysR substrate-binding domain-containing protein yields the protein MRRLLNLNWIRSFEASARHLSFTGAARELNMTQAGVSQHIRLLEGQLRESLFHRLPRGLQLTDAGEAYLRVVRESFDHLTFGTDEIFGHGEEGLVTVRTNVAFATHWLAPRLARFHARFPAIALRLTAAVHGLDTVWEGVDLEIRYGHDHATGLSSQPVTTDRLFPVCAPALAGSLKEPRDLLRQRLIHVIGNRQGWTDWFAAAGLRDVTFDQVLQTDTSAIGLELAAEGVGIALGHSSLVKPMIAANRLARPFAAEIDAQGPFYLVSPSDRPMRPEARSFKGWLLDEAAAEIEAAATPARRKSAAPSPRRRRAAGKR
- a CDS encoding RNA polymerase factor sigma-32; this translates as MGNVPGSSTDRLDRNLLRYAMKLPTLSAEEEGVLTRAWADDHDESALQKLVSAHLRMVISQAARYRSYGLAFADLVQEGTVGLMQAAERFDPERQVRFSTYAIWWIRAAIQDYVLRNWSVVRVGTTHAEKRLFFNLRRLRAKIAQSGAGTLNPEQAALLARELDVSLDVIETIDARLSARDCSVNEPFGENGDGEWQDLIADERASPEEQTTSQLDSQTRSRWLAAAMRELPDREQIIIRKRHLAENGATLEDLSHELGVSKERVRQLEKRALGRLQAILVDRETAV